One genomic region from Spirosoma sp. KCTC 42546 encodes:
- a CDS encoding RagB/SusD family nutrient uptake outer membrane protein, with translation MKASKVYISLLVSLFLSSCSKEFLDLKPISSATADNFYQTADDFKNAVNGAYASLQSGGVFGNSYVFGDVASDNTVPPASGSVTDQDEFDRFYIRTTNPFISGRWNDSYTAIARFNTILDKIGGVKMDETLKNRYIAETKFLRALVYFNLVRTFGDVPLILKSVSNPDEGYDYGRSPKADVYAQIEKDLTDAEGVLPVSYAPAEIGRATKGAAKALLGKVYLTEKKYAQAAAKLKEVIDLGIYDILPSYADVFKVSNKNNKESVFDVQFKSGGSGEGNSWPNSFAPENSGNAVIAFGGGGNNQPSADMVNAYEAGDVRKAVSLATSYVNASGQTIPYNFVKKYYDTPATNGDNGNNIPVIRYADVLLMYAESLNEVGYQASGDALANLNRIRNRAGLASKTAADIPTQQAFRLAMEQERRVEFAFEGQRWYDLVRTDRAIPVLNSKKDQIRLVNVLTENNLVDPIPQSQIDINKAKIQQNPGY, from the coding sequence ATGAAAGCATCTAAAGTATATATATCCCTGTTGGTGAGTCTGTTCCTTAGCTCATGCAGCAAAGAATTTCTGGACTTAAAACCAATTTCATCGGCCACTGCCGACAACTTTTACCAAACTGCCGACGACTTCAAGAATGCCGTGAACGGTGCCTATGCGTCGCTGCAATCGGGTGGTGTGTTTGGAAACAGCTATGTTTTTGGCGATGTGGCCTCTGACAATACGGTGCCACCGGCTTCCGGCTCCGTAACCGATCAGGATGAGTTCGACCGGTTTTATATCCGAACGACCAACCCATTTATTTCCGGACGCTGGAATGACAGCTACACCGCAATTGCCCGCTTCAACACGATTCTGGACAAAATTGGTGGGGTCAAGATGGATGAGACACTGAAAAATCGCTACATAGCCGAGACAAAATTCCTCCGGGCACTGGTATATTTCAACCTGGTGCGCACCTTCGGCGATGTGCCGTTGATATTGAAATCCGTTTCCAATCCTGATGAAGGTTACGATTATGGGCGATCACCGAAAGCTGATGTGTATGCGCAGATTGAGAAAGACCTGACCGATGCCGAAGGGGTATTGCCCGTTTCGTACGCACCGGCTGAGATTGGGCGCGCCACAAAGGGTGCGGCCAAAGCGCTGCTCGGAAAAGTGTACCTGACCGAAAAGAAATACGCTCAGGCAGCCGCCAAACTCAAAGAAGTGATCGACCTGGGCATCTATGACATTTTGCCGAGTTATGCCGATGTATTTAAAGTGAGCAACAAAAACAATAAGGAATCGGTGTTTGATGTGCAGTTCAAATCGGGTGGATCGGGCGAAGGTAATTCCTGGCCTAATTCATTTGCGCCCGAAAACTCCGGGAATGCAGTCATTGCCTTTGGGGGCGGAGGAAACAACCAACCCAGCGCCGATATGGTAAATGCGTACGAAGCAGGCGATGTGCGGAAAGCTGTTTCACTGGCTACATCCTACGTGAACGCCAGCGGCCAGACGATTCCCTACAACTTCGTAAAAAAATATTACGATACACCCGCTACCAATGGCGATAACGGGAACAACATTCCGGTCATTCGTTATGCCGACGTTCTGCTGATGTACGCGGAAAGCCTGAACGAAGTTGGCTATCAAGCGTCTGGCGATGCGCTTGCCAACCTGAACAGGATTCGGAACCGCGCGGGGCTGGCCAGTAAAACGGCGGCCGATATTCCTACTCAGCAGGCATTCCGCTTAGCTATGGAGCAGGAACGTCGGGTTGAGTTTGCGTTTGAAGGTCAACGCTGGTACGACCTTGTCCGGACGGATCGCGCTATTCCGGTTCTGAACAGCAAAAAAGATCAAATTCGATTGGTGAACGTGCTCACCGAGAACAATCTGGTCGATCCAATTCCGCAAAGCCAGATTGATATCAACAAGGCAAAAATTCAGCAAAACCCAGGGTATTAA
- a CDS encoding TonB-dependent receptor, whose protein sequence is MKRTRPLRTLALVFMKTPLVQGCILLLLFAGMTYATTVDAQSPLDRQISLQLEDVTIKNILKTIEREADVEFMYSDKLIQAKRKVSLNVANERLSAVLEKLLRPLQLSYQLTGKRILLNSAGPEMIQPLKTSQVPMSVTADRIVTGTVTDDTGEGLPGVSVVVKGSQRGTTTDAQGQYRLTVPEEGTPVLVFSFVGYQSQEVPLGNSNQLSVKLVNDNKTLNEVVVVGYGTQKREAVTAAIASVPMSELRDMPVSNAATALQGKIAGVVVQQNNGTPGSTPAIKVRGFGSISAGNSPLIVVDGNIVDANVFSLLNSNDIESIDVLKDASSAAIYGSKGSNGVILVTTKRGKNGKTNVNLDVYTGFQQVTKKLDLLNSQQFAEFGKESSNTAYIENVPGASINDPNSVRPTSYLRYRYPRGDLYDWFNFDDPTRVANLPYNNYQDMIFRKAKISNYQLGVSGGTDKARYLISGGYLKQDGIIKGSTLDRYTLRANVDVNITPELRVGLNINPSFKQQQEVTAEGHWANNGIINAALSAMPMAPIYAADGTTYSSQTELAAPYNYPGITNPIANITENHSQYQQTNLLANTYVEYSFLKAFKYRASGNINYTGYRRNGYRTSRIPLNQLLPPNAATGRAESEQGLSWLFNQTLTYSKTFNDAHNLDVLVGMESTRYQYQYSLGTGSSYANDVVETLNASANGTTSTITSSARANASTSYFARLNYNYKSRYLANVSVRRDGSSIFGPENRWGTFPAGSLGWRFTEESFMKGIRALSEGKLRVAYGFSGNNAFGNDFYPYAATLRSDNYSYNNALANGLAPGSLGNSKLGWEKSQQFDAGIDLGLLNNRIYLIVDYYQRITKDLLLSVNVPTVTGFSSAVKNIGKMENKGWEFALNTRNITGAFVWNTSANLSFNRNKVLALGPTGDPIRSNSGVDQTNITQIGSPIGSFYGYKQIGIFQSQADLNSYPHDATAKPGDVKFEDVNGDGKITADDRTIIGNNQPKFIYSMTNSFSYKGFDLNIALQGTQGGQVLNLSRRFFENLEGNANQITTVLTRWRSESNPGDGVTPRANARTTGNNNAVSSRWVEDGSYLRIQNISLGYQLPKALLNKAKIQQARVYVSAQNLHTWTKYLNYNPEVSNYEGPLTGGVDYGYYPLAKTFTVGLNLGF, encoded by the coding sequence ATGAAACGAACTAGACCTTTACGAACGCTTGCTCTGGTCTTTATGAAAACTCCGCTCGTTCAGGGCTGCATACTCCTGCTGCTTTTTGCGGGCATGACGTATGCCACAACCGTTGATGCCCAATCGCCATTAGATCGCCAGATTAGCCTGCAACTGGAGGATGTGACCATCAAAAATATCCTGAAAACCATTGAGCGCGAGGCCGATGTTGAATTTATGTACAGCGACAAGCTTATTCAGGCCAAGCGAAAAGTATCCCTAAACGTTGCCAACGAACGACTGTCGGCAGTACTTGAAAAACTCCTGCGTCCACTCCAGCTGAGCTATCAGCTAACGGGCAAGCGTATTCTGCTGAACTCGGCCGGTCCGGAAATGATCCAGCCTCTCAAGACCAGTCAGGTGCCAATGAGCGTAACCGCCGACCGCATCGTTACCGGAACCGTTACCGACGATACCGGTGAGGGACTACCCGGCGTGAGTGTCGTGGTGAAAGGCAGCCAGCGCGGTACCACAACCGATGCCCAGGGCCAATATCGACTGACCGTTCCTGAAGAAGGAACGCCTGTTCTGGTGTTTAGCTTTGTTGGCTACCAGAGCCAGGAGGTGCCGCTGGGAAATAGTAATCAGCTATCCGTCAAGCTGGTGAACGACAATAAAACGCTGAATGAAGTGGTGGTGGTGGGCTACGGCACCCAGAAACGGGAAGCGGTAACGGCGGCTATTGCGTCGGTGCCGATGTCCGAATTAAGAGATATGCCCGTATCAAACGCAGCAACGGCCCTCCAGGGAAAAATTGCCGGTGTTGTTGTGCAACAGAATAACGGTACACCTGGCAGCACGCCCGCCATCAAGGTCAGAGGGTTTGGCTCTATTAGCGCGGGCAATTCACCGCTGATTGTTGTGGATGGAAACATTGTGGATGCCAATGTATTTAGCCTGCTCAATAGTAACGATATCGAAAGTATCGATGTCCTGAAAGATGCCTCCTCGGCCGCTATTTACGGTTCCAAGGGGTCTAACGGCGTCATTCTGGTCACGACCAAACGCGGTAAAAACGGCAAAACCAATGTCAACCTGGACGTGTACACCGGGTTTCAGCAGGTGACCAAAAAGCTTGATCTGCTCAATTCTCAGCAGTTTGCTGAATTTGGTAAGGAATCATCGAACACAGCCTACATCGAAAATGTACCGGGTGCCAGTATCAATGATCCAAACAGTGTTCGGCCAACGTCTTACCTGCGTTATCGTTACCCGAGAGGTGACCTGTATGACTGGTTTAACTTCGATGACCCGACCCGAGTTGCGAATCTGCCCTACAATAACTACCAGGACATGATTTTCAGAAAGGCCAAGATCAGTAACTACCAGCTTGGCGTATCGGGCGGTACTGATAAAGCTCGTTATCTGATTAGCGGTGGCTACCTCAAACAGGACGGAATCATTAAGGGCTCGACCCTCGACCGGTACACGTTGCGGGCCAATGTCGATGTCAATATCACGCCTGAGTTGCGGGTGGGTTTGAACATTAACCCATCGTTCAAGCAGCAGCAGGAAGTTACGGCCGAAGGACACTGGGCCAATAACGGGATCATCAATGCTGCTTTGTCGGCTATGCCGATGGCCCCCATTTATGCGGCCGATGGAACGACCTATTCGTCACAAACCGAACTGGCCGCGCCCTACAACTATCCGGGTATCACGAACCCAATTGCCAACATCACCGAAAACCATAGTCAGTATCAGCAAACCAACCTGCTGGCTAACACCTATGTGGAATACAGTTTCCTGAAGGCTTTCAAATACCGGGCATCGGGAAATATCAATTACACAGGGTATCGTCGGAACGGGTACCGGACCTCCCGCATTCCACTTAACCAGTTGCTGCCCCCCAATGCCGCCACGGGTAGAGCGGAGTCGGAGCAGGGCCTGAGCTGGTTGTTTAACCAAACCCTGACGTACAGCAAAACCTTTAATGACGCCCATAATCTGGATGTGCTGGTTGGTATGGAATCCACTCGTTACCAATATCAGTACAGCTTAGGAACGGGTAGCTCGTACGCCAATGATGTTGTTGAAACGCTGAATGCCAGTGCCAATGGAACCACCTCTACCATTACATCTAGTGCACGGGCCAATGCCTCGACGTCTTATTTTGCCCGTCTGAATTACAATTATAAAAGCCGGTATCTGGCCAATGTGTCTGTGCGTCGGGATGGCTCGTCCATCTTCGGGCCCGAAAATCGCTGGGGTACGTTCCCCGCTGGCTCATTAGGCTGGCGCTTTACCGAAGAAAGTTTTATGAAAGGAATTCGCGCCTTATCGGAAGGTAAACTTCGGGTTGCGTATGGATTCTCCGGCAATAATGCGTTTGGCAACGATTTTTATCCTTATGCGGCTACGCTCCGATCTGATAACTACAGTTATAATAACGCACTGGCTAACGGATTAGCCCCTGGTTCGCTGGGGAACAGCAAATTAGGTTGGGAAAAGAGCCAGCAGTTTGACGCAGGTATTGACCTGGGTTTGCTCAACAACCGGATCTACCTGATCGTCGACTATTACCAGCGAATTACCAAAGACCTGCTGTTGTCGGTGAATGTGCCAACCGTAACGGGCTTTTCTTCGGCGGTGAAAAACATTGGTAAGATGGAAAACAAAGGCTGGGAGTTTGCCCTCAATACGCGCAACATTACCGGTGCTTTTGTGTGGAATACCAGCGCGAATCTGTCGTTTAACCGGAACAAAGTACTGGCACTCGGACCCACAGGCGATCCCATTCGGAGCAATAGTGGTGTGGATCAGACGAACATTACCCAGATTGGATCACCCATCGGCAGTTTTTACGGCTACAAACAAATCGGCATTTTTCAAAGCCAGGCCGATCTGAACAGCTATCCGCACGATGCAACGGCCAAACCGGGCGATGTGAAATTCGAAGATGTAAATGGCGATGGTAAAATCACGGCCGACGACCGGACCATTATTGGGAACAACCAGCCCAAATTCATTTACAGCATGACCAACAGCTTCAGCTACAAAGGGTTTGACCTGAATATCGCCCTTCAGGGCACGCAGGGCGGACAGGTGCTGAACCTGAGTCGTCGCTTCTTCGAGAATCTGGAAGGGAATGCCAATCAGATCACAACGGTACTGACCCGCTGGCGGTCGGAGAGTAACCCGGGCGATGGCGTAACACCCCGCGCCAATGCCCGCACAACGGGAAACAACAACGCCGTTTCGTCGCGCTGGGTTGAAGATGGTTCGTACCTGCGTATTCAGAACATCAGCTTAGGCTACCAGTTACCAAAAGCCTTGTTGAATAAAGCCAAAATTCAGCAGGCTCGGGTGTATGTATCGGCCCAGAATCTGCACACCTGGACAAAATACCTGAACTACAACCCCGAAGTGAGTAATTACGAAGGCCCATTAACCGGTGGAGTTGACTACGGCTATTATCCATTAGCAAAAACATTCACCGTTGGTCTTAACCTGGGTTTCTAA
- a CDS encoding FecR family protein, translating into MKNYQDFQLDDFLLDESFNRWARQESPPEEWKFWQDWLHRHPDKQEIAQQARLLIVGLDVKPYRDISEEEVQNQVYQIRAQTHQRRTLGSPSTSQFMWWARVAAMLVLTAGLGWSVWVFRKPVEQPIYTQLIKSSPVALIEKINTTNAPLSVPLPDGSLVLLQPASRISFSEHFMGAKREVYLTGEAFFNVQKNPLQPFYVHANEVVTRVLGTSFTVKAFENQANVQVAVRTGRVSVFARSDWQRAEKEVNSDVPGLVLTPNQQVVFNRQEGNFHRTIMPDPTIIRHRFANDVFVYDETSVTKVFAQLEEAYGIDIVFDEQLLKQCTITAKFQDEPLLEKLNLICQTIKASYQIVDAQIVISAPGCY; encoded by the coding sequence ATGAAAAACTACCAGGATTTTCAACTCGACGATTTTTTGTTAGATGAGTCATTCAACCGATGGGCGCGGCAGGAAAGCCCCCCGGAGGAATGGAAATTCTGGCAGGATTGGCTTCACAGGCATCCGGATAAACAGGAAATCGCTCAGCAGGCGAGGCTACTTATTGTTGGTCTGGATGTAAAACCGTACCGGGATATTTCAGAAGAGGAAGTACAGAATCAGGTTTACCAGATTCGGGCACAGACGCATCAACGGCGCACGCTGGGCTCGCCTTCCACCAGCCAGTTTATGTGGTGGGCGCGAGTGGCGGCCATGCTCGTGCTGACGGCAGGCCTTGGCTGGTCGGTTTGGGTATTTCGTAAGCCAGTTGAACAACCCATCTATACACAGCTGATTAAGTCGTCGCCAGTTGCTCTTATTGAAAAAATAAATACCACCAATGCGCCCTTGTCGGTGCCGCTGCCTGATGGTAGTCTGGTACTGCTTCAGCCTGCCAGCCGGATTAGTTTCAGTGAGCACTTTATGGGGGCTAAACGGGAGGTTTATTTAACCGGCGAAGCATTTTTTAACGTTCAGAAAAATCCGCTACAGCCGTTTTATGTCCATGCCAACGAAGTGGTTACCCGCGTTCTAGGGACCAGCTTCACGGTTAAAGCCTTCGAAAATCAGGCCAATGTGCAGGTCGCTGTTCGTACGGGGCGGGTGTCTGTTTTTGCCCGAAGCGATTGGCAGCGTGCTGAAAAAGAAGTGAACAGCGATGTGCCCGGCCTTGTCCTGACGCCCAACCAGCAGGTAGTTTTTAATCGTCAGGAAGGTAATTTCCATCGGACCATTATGCCCGATCCAACCATTATCAGGCACCGCTTTGCAAACGACGTGTTTGTCTACGACGAAACCTCCGTCACCAAGGTTTTTGCCCAACTGGAAGAGGCTTACGGGATCGATATCGTCTTCGATGAACAACTACTGAAACAGTGTACGATAACGGCAAAATTTCAGGATGAACCGCTGCTGGAGAAACTTAACCTGATTTGCCAAACCATAAAAGCCTCTTATCAAATCGTTGATGCTCAAATTGTTATTAGCGCCCCCGGGTGTTACTAA
- a CDS encoding RNA polymerase sigma factor has translation MKADLVDDTVLWQRFRTGDTIAFDQLVQRYYQTLFRYGIRLDADDEYVKDCIQDVFVELWQRRNTVNETEFVKFYLLKSLRRRIFRGRAKWGSNWEALEENYFFEVEFSIEAQLITQEVSRDQVQQLEALLNKLSRRQKEVIFLKFYQNLTHEQIAEVMSLNRQSVYNILHEALQKLRTTWQGDMAFFLALLDVVTAHS, from the coding sequence ATGAAAGCCGACCTAGTGGATGATACCGTACTTTGGCAACGTTTCCGAACGGGCGATACCATTGCTTTTGACCAGCTTGTTCAGCGCTATTATCAAACACTTTTTCGCTACGGTATCCGCCTGGATGCTGACGATGAGTACGTTAAAGATTGTATTCAGGATGTGTTCGTTGAACTCTGGCAACGCCGGAATACCGTTAACGAAACGGAGTTTGTGAAGTTCTATCTGCTTAAATCGCTTCGTCGCCGGATCTTCAGGGGGCGGGCCAAATGGGGTTCCAACTGGGAAGCTCTGGAGGAAAATTATTTCTTTGAAGTAGAATTCTCCATCGAGGCTCAACTTATTACCCAGGAAGTTTCCCGCGATCAGGTTCAGCAACTGGAAGCACTGCTCAATAAGCTTTCCCGTCGGCAAAAAGAAGTCATTTTTCTTAAGTTCTACCAGAACCTGACCCACGAGCAGATTGCGGAGGTCATGTCTCTCAACCGCCAATCGGTGTACAATATTCTGCACGAGGCTCTTCAAAAACTGCGGACTACCTGGCAGGGCGATATGGCTTTCTTCCTGGCGTTACTCGATGTTGTGACTGCGCATTCCTGA
- a CDS encoding IS982 family transposase yields MSEKVVAIYCFLDDYFIEVGKNQGSVKPQTTPKVSDSIVLTTAIISAPFFGGNQASAMLYMADKQGIVMLEKSAFNRRLHRLATTLSALFYYLADFFKALNLSGEYLIDSFPVAVCDNIRIGRSRLVKGEEYRGKIASKRRFFFGFRVQLITTRDKQPVQFFILPGSYVDVTALQMMHLTLPAGSEVYGDSGYTDYEQEDLYAEGEEVNLRIQRKSNSQRPDQAWEAAYKKQLRQRIEQAFSQITMRFPKKIHAVTEAGFLIKIVLFLIAYTLETNL; encoded by the coding sequence ATGTCTGAGAAAGTAGTGGCAATTTATTGCTTTTTGGATGATTATTTCATCGAAGTGGGCAAAAATCAGGGGAGTGTAAAACCCCAGACAACTCCTAAAGTTAGCGACAGTATCGTGTTGACAACCGCCATCATATCGGCCCCTTTCTTTGGTGGCAATCAAGCCTCGGCTATGCTCTACATGGCTGATAAGCAAGGTATTGTCATGCTTGAGAAATCGGCGTTCAATCGTCGTCTTCACCGCCTGGCGACCACACTGAGTGCCTTGTTCTACTATCTGGCTGATTTTTTCAAAGCACTCAATCTGAGCGGAGAATACCTGATCGATTCGTTTCCTGTGGCAGTTTGTGACAACATCCGCATTGGCCGATCGCGGTTAGTCAAAGGGGAGGAATATCGAGGGAAGATTGCGTCGAAGCGTCGATTCTTTTTTGGCTTTCGTGTTCAACTCATCACCACCCGCGACAAGCAACCGGTTCAGTTTTTTATTCTGCCGGGTTCGTATGTGGATGTGACGGCGCTTCAGATGATGCATTTGACGTTGCCAGCAGGTAGCGAAGTCTATGGGGACTCGGGCTACACCGATTACGAGCAAGAGGATTTGTATGCTGAGGGTGAGGAGGTTAATTTAAGAATACAACGAAAAAGTAATAGCCAACGCCCCGATCAAGCTTGGGAAGCTGCTTACAAAAAGCAACTTCGCCAACGGATTGAGCAGGCCTTTAGCCAGATTACGATGCGATTTCCTAAGAAAATTCATGCCGTTACTGAAGCCGGTTTCCTTATTAAAATCGTGTTGTTTTTGATAGCCTATACCCTCGAAACAAACTTGTGA
- a CDS encoding M48 family metalloprotease codes for MCTLTNFRQLIIFIALLFGFACARNPVTGKREISLMSTEQEIAIGKESHPSVIATMGLYEDKNLQAFMNEKGKAMAKVSHRPDLPYQFYIVDSPIVNAFAVPGGYVYFTRGILAHFNNEAEFAGVLGHEIGHITAKHAARSQKSQLLSTIALIGGAVLAPQVVGENIEALQQGLGLLSLKYSRDHESESDKLGVEYSSKIGYDAHQMADFFGTLKRLSDNSGQAIPQFMSTHPDPGNRFTRVHELAKDYQAKNPASYQVDRDRYLRLIDGIMYGEDPKQGFVENGYFYHPELRFQFPVPNSWQSQNSPSQFQMAAKDGKSAMILMLAKGNSLDEAAQNLVKELSLNVLETSKTTINGNPAYVLISRQQQQQQQGQQQQQDPKTALQIGTWLIQYNNAVYALHGLATGADFNSSFSTFKQVAENFRSLSDPDKLNRKAERIVVKSSPRDGSFREVVTALGMPANRVEEAGILNGLKADDRVKRGALVKVISR; via the coding sequence ATGTGTACACTCACAAATTTCAGACAACTTATTATTTTCATTGCACTCTTATTTGGTTTTGCCTGCGCTCGTAATCCTGTTACAGGGAAGCGCGAAATAAGTCTGATGTCGACCGAGCAGGAAATTGCCATTGGTAAAGAATCGCACCCGTCGGTTATTGCCACGATGGGTTTATATGAAGACAAAAACCTTCAGGCTTTTATGAACGAAAAAGGAAAAGCAATGGCCAAAGTTTCGCATCGGCCCGATCTTCCTTACCAGTTCTACATCGTTGATTCGCCGATTGTTAATGCCTTTGCCGTACCGGGGGGCTATGTTTATTTCACGCGTGGTATTTTGGCTCACTTCAATAATGAAGCTGAATTTGCCGGTGTACTGGGCCACGAAATCGGTCATATAACGGCCAAGCACGCGGCCCGTTCTCAGAAAAGCCAGTTACTCAGTACAATTGCGCTAATTGGCGGGGCCGTACTGGCTCCTCAGGTTGTTGGGGAAAATATCGAAGCACTTCAACAGGGACTGGGCCTTTTATCCCTAAAATACAGCCGCGACCACGAATCGGAGTCCGACAAACTCGGGGTAGAATACTCCAGTAAGATTGGCTATGATGCACACCAGATGGCTGATTTTTTTGGAACGCTTAAACGCCTTTCCGACAACTCAGGTCAGGCCATACCTCAGTTCATGTCGACTCACCCCGATCCTGGTAATCGCTTCACGCGTGTACATGAACTGGCAAAAGACTACCAGGCCAAGAATCCAGCTTCTTACCAGGTAGATCGCGACCGATATCTGCGACTGATTGATGGCATTATGTATGGTGAAGATCCTAAGCAGGGTTTTGTTGAAAACGGATATTTTTATCATCCTGAACTACGGTTTCAATTTCCTGTACCCAACAGCTGGCAGTCTCAAAATTCACCAAGCCAGTTCCAAATGGCGGCTAAAGATGGAAAATCCGCGATGATTCTAATGCTGGCGAAAGGGAACTCACTCGACGAGGCTGCTCAGAATTTAGTAAAAGAACTAAGCCTGAACGTACTGGAAACTAGTAAAACCACAATTAACGGCAATCCGGCTTATGTACTCATTTCACGGCAACAGCAACAACAGCAGCAGGGGCAGCAACAGCAACAAGACCCTAAAACGGCACTCCAGATTGGCACTTGGCTGATTCAGTATAACAATGCCGTTTATGCACTGCATGGATTGGCGACTGGTGCCGATTTCAACAGCAGTTTTAGTACGTTTAAACAGGTAGCCGAAAATTTCCGCTCGCTCTCCGATCCTGATAAACTCAATCGCAAGGCAGAACGTATAGTGGTAAAATCGTCTCCCCGCGATGGTTCCTTTCGTGAAGTGGTAACCGCTTTGGGAATGCCTGCTAATCGAGTCGAAGAGGCCGGTATATTAAATGGGCTCAAAGCCGATGATCGGGTAAAAAGGGGCGCTTTGGTTAAGGTTATTAGCCGATAG
- a CDS encoding RNA polymerase sigma factor has product MAIFTVVSSTPSPDPWTSPSLNGEKPMSTVYDSELFLRKAFEQEPRKGFELLFRQYYTPLCSHAVRFVYSRQLAEDLVSEVFYQFYRTEAYRKVRSSFISYLFTAVRNEAYTHLRKEFGKTDSIDSTTENHLQGSQPQPDSEVHFNNLYLAVTEAINHLPAQCRRVFLLSRFENKKYDEIAAELQISPRTVEVHISKALKHLRQTLRDEWTLLLCLLNLFFQ; this is encoded by the coding sequence ATGGCTATCTTTACAGTAGTGTCTTCTACCCCTTCACCCGACCCCTGGACTTCGCCATCCCTAAACGGAGAAAAGCCCATGTCGACGGTATACGATTCAGAACTTTTCCTGCGAAAAGCGTTTGAACAGGAGCCCCGTAAGGGATTTGAGTTACTGTTTCGCCAGTATTATACGCCTTTATGCAGCCACGCCGTCCGGTTTGTGTATTCGCGCCAACTGGCCGAAGATCTGGTCAGTGAGGTATTTTATCAGTTCTACCGCACAGAGGCTTATCGAAAAGTACGCTCCTCCTTCATCAGTTATCTGTTCACGGCCGTTCGGAATGAAGCGTATACGCACCTGCGCAAAGAATTCGGCAAAACAGACTCCATCGACTCCACTACCGAGAACCATTTACAGGGAAGCCAGCCCCAGCCCGATTCGGAAGTTCACTTCAATAACCTCTACCTGGCCGTTACGGAGGCCATTAACCATTTGCCCGCCCAATGTCGCCGGGTGTTTCTGCTGAGTCGGTTCGAGAACAAAAAGTACGACGAGATCGCTGCTGAATTGCAGATTTCGCCCCGAACCGTTGAAGTCCACATTTCCAAGGCGCTGAAACACCTGCGCCAGACCCTGCGCGACGAATGGACCCTGCTGCTGTGCCTTCTCAATCTTTTTTTCCAGTGA
- a CDS encoding FecR domain-containing protein produces the protein MNHSLSKQNLFAYLAGQATPLERQLVEEWLKNPANTETFHTWLLEWEMRSLQFIPDQEAAFDKLTKRLEQADAPEPVEPAAPTRQLPVQVWGWKPYLVAATVLLALSLAFSPVRNKLLYQTYQTVSGQMQAIRLDDGTDVTLKPNSSLRVPRFGFQRDIRQVTLTGEGRFSVTHKPDHQRFVVKTSDQFQVEVLGTEFTVYARKQGTNVVLDRGKIRIDYKTATQKKQVVMKPGEMVTLSEQGTIQLRKLAPVKSLIAQKETLFLFRNTSLWEACYLIGEHFGLKVEITDDSLAHRTFSGNFRARSANELLDLLTATSNLRIDSTGNTLLLKEN, from the coding sequence ATGAACCATTCGCTTTCAAAACAGAACCTGTTCGCCTATCTGGCTGGGCAGGCCACTCCCCTCGAACGACAACTGGTGGAGGAATGGCTGAAAAATCCGGCCAATACCGAAACCTTCCATACCTGGCTGCTTGAATGGGAAATGCGCTCCCTGCAATTCATACCGGATCAGGAAGCAGCTTTTGACAAACTAACTAAACGCCTGGAGCAGGCCGACGCGCCGGAACCGGTTGAACCGGCTGCACCGACCCGGCAACTGCCCGTTCAGGTATGGGGATGGAAGCCTTACCTGGTGGCAGCAACGGTCTTACTGGCGCTGAGTCTGGCCTTCAGTCCCGTACGAAACAAGCTACTCTACCAGACCTACCAGACCGTTTCGGGTCAGATGCAGGCGATCCGGCTCGACGATGGAACCGACGTTACCCTGAAACCCAACTCATCGCTTCGGGTGCCCCGCTTTGGGTTTCAGCGCGATATCCGACAGGTGACGCTAACGGGAGAAGGCCGTTTTTCAGTAACACACAAGCCCGATCATCAGCGCTTTGTCGTTAAAACATCCGATCAGTTTCAGGTCGAAGTGCTGGGTACCGAGTTCACGGTGTATGCCCGAAAACAGGGGACGAATGTAGTACTGGACCGGGGTAAAATTCGGATCGATTATAAAACCGCTACGCAAAAAAAGCAGGTGGTCATGAAACCCGGCGAGATGGTTACGCTGAGTGAGCAGGGAACCATTCAATTACGGAAACTAGCTCCCGTCAAGAGCCTTATCGCCCAAAAAGAAACCCTGTTTCTATTCCGAAATACGTCGTTGTGGGAGGCCTGTTACCTGATTGGTGAACATTTTGGGCTTAAAGTCGAAATTACGGATGACTCGCTGGCCCACCGGACCTTCTCCGGCAATTTTCGGGCTCGCTCAGCCAATGAACTGCTGGATCTACTAACAGCAACGTCCAACCTCCGCATCGATTCTACCGGCAATACCCTCCTCCTGAAAGAAAACTAA